From a region of the Desulfomicrobium macestii genome:
- a CDS encoding ubiquitin family protein — MITVRLEPENRELTIDRAATVMQLLHKLGRKPGRALVIRDGGLLTPDLNLKYGDHVIVRDVGSKG; from the coding sequence ATGATAACTGTCCGCCTTGAACCCGAAAATCGGGAACTGACCATCGACCGTGCCGCCACGGTCATGCAACTCTTGCACAAACTCGGGCGCAAGCCCGGACGGGCTCTCGTCATCCGCGACGGCGGCCTGCTCACTCCGGATCTGAACCTCAAGTACGGCGATCACGTCATTGTGCGCGACGTCGGATCAAAGGGGTAG
- a CDS encoding ATP-binding protein: MKCKRCQIPAVVALPSHHTAFCKDCFLVFARRLVERAIKEHAMFTFDDRILVAISGGKDSLALSWQLKDLGYIIEGLHIDLGIPESSPIARAYAERFCTVSEIPLHVIETAKLGLAMCDVKRRVKRPICSVCGQTKRYLFNKFAQENGFTVLATGHNLDDETSRLFANVMRWDVEFLSDQGPVMHAEKGFAKKVKPLFRLTEFETANLCFLAGIDYGYAPCPYSSKASFPIYKNLLADLEDIQPGRKIRFYDGFLKDGRQGFAPRGETSVDIQPCTTCGYPTSAGECGYCRLTALMNDEG, encoded by the coding sequence ATGAAATGCAAACGCTGCCAGATCCCCGCCGTGGTCGCCCTGCCCAGTCACCACACCGCTTTCTGCAAGGACTGCTTCCTTGTTTTCGCCCGTCGCCTGGTGGAACGGGCCATCAAGGAACACGCGATGTTCACCTTCGATGATCGCATCCTCGTCGCCATCTCCGGCGGCAAGGACTCCCTGGCCCTGTCCTGGCAATTGAAGGACCTCGGCTACATCATCGAAGGCCTGCACATCGATCTTGGCATCCCCGAATCCTCACCCATCGCGCGGGCTTATGCCGAGCGTTTCTGCACGGTAAGCGAGATCCCCCTGCACGTCATCGAGACTGCCAAATTGGGACTGGCCATGTGCGACGTCAAACGCCGGGTCAAGCGCCCCATCTGCTCCGTGTGCGGACAGACCAAGCGCTACCTGTTCAACAAGTTCGCCCAGGAGAACGGATTCACGGTGCTGGCCACGGGACACAATCTTGATGACGAGACCTCGCGGCTTTTCGCCAATGTCATGCGCTGGGATGTGGAATTTCTGAGCGACCAGGGGCCGGTCATGCATGCCGAGAAGGGTTTTGCCAAAAAGGTCAAGCCACTTTTCCGCCTGACCGAGTTCGAGACCGCAAACCTGTGTTTCCTGGCCGGGATCGACTACGGCTACGCCCCGTGCCCATACAGCTCCAAGGCCAGCTTCCCCATCTACAAAAATCTGCTGGCGGACCTCGAAGACATTCAGCCGGGCCGCAAGATCCGCTTTTATGACGGGTTCCTCAAGGACGGCCGGCAAGGCTTTGCCCCGCGCGGCGAGACAAGCGTGGACATCCAGCCCTGCACGACCTGCGGCTATCCGACGTCTGCCGGTGAATGCGGCTATTGTCGTCTGACCGCGCTTATGAACGACGAAGGATGA